A section of the Archaeoglobus neptunius genome encodes:
- the pstA gene encoding phosphate ABC transporter permease PstA translates to MNRLLKEKIFLVTVAVLSVLTVFPLFHILLSVTLHGLPVLLEGGIGFLTGTLASPSDGLGGIGPAILGTFLLVFLSSLIGLPIAIMVGVYAAEYPDSLIGRATKVLLQIMLEFPTILVGLFVMQVVVIPLGSYSVIAGAFALAIVMMPYVAISTEEAMRGLPFAYREAAFALGLTRFKVVFRILIKMARKGVLTGVLIGMAKVAGETAPLLFTAGGASRTYFTGLDRPIGAIPLLIYNLVQQPYENYHQIAWGAAFVLMLIFLTIFIPIRLRIREVRM, encoded by the coding sequence ATGAATAGGCTTCTGAAGGAAAAGATATTCCTCGTGACGGTGGCCGTTCTCTCAGTTCTTACGGTATTCCCTCTGTTCCACATCCTGCTAAGCGTAACTCTCCACGGATTGCCGGTTTTGCTTGAGGGTGGGATTGGATTTCTGACGGGGACTCTTGCATCTCCATCGGATGGTCTCGGAGGGATTGGACCAGCTATACTCGGCACGTTTTTGCTTGTTTTTCTGTCATCCTTAATAGGGCTACCCATTGCAATTATGGTCGGCGTTTATGCAGCAGAATATCCCGACAGTCTGATCGGAAGGGCCACCAAGGTTCTACTTCAGATAATGCTTGAATTTCCAACCATACTCGTAGGACTGTTCGTTATGCAGGTTGTGGTAATACCGCTCGGAAGTTACTCCGTAATTGCAGGAGCCTTTGCGCTTGCGATCGTTATGATGCCCTATGTAGCGATTTCGACTGAGGAGGCGATGAGAGGATTACCTTTCGCTTATAGGGAAGCTGCTTTCGCTCTGGGACTCACCAGATTCAAAGTCGTTTTCAGAATTCTGATCAAAATGGCGAGAAAAGGTGTGCTGACTGGTGTTCTTATCGGCATGGCCAAGGTTGCTGGAGAGACTGCACCACTACTCTTTACCGCCGGAGGAGCAAGCAGAACGTATTTCACCGGACTTGACAGACCAATTGGAGCGATACCTCTACTCATCTACAATCTTGTACAGCAGCCCTACGAGAATTATCACCAGATCGCATGGGGGGCAGCATTCGTTTTGATGCTGATCTTTCTGACAATATTCATTCCTATCAGGCTGAGAATAAGGGAGGTGAGGATGTGA
- the pstC gene encoding phosphate ABC transporter permease subunit PstC, which yields MKVDRFKISLLSFSALIFGIFLLMLLVYFTNSIQIFQKEGVAIYTTNKWIAAEEPDKEFYGVLAALYGSIYTSIIAILISLPLSISFAVFVIDYAPKKLKEWFIIATDIMAGLPTIIYGIWGAFVLVPFLKDYVMYPLYEHLSFIPLFSFEPVSGYSFLSAGVLLGIMVTPFSSSIIREAYRMIPFKYREAAFAVGATKYEATKILLSYIKPAIVAGITLGFGRAIGETVAVSLVVGNTFNIHPSIFAPGYTISSLIANQFGNAFIYRYMVSALFAAGLSLFFVGLAVNILGIYILRRGRYE from the coding sequence ATGAAAGTGGACAGATTTAAAATTTCCCTACTTTCTTTTTCAGCTCTGATCTTCGGAATTTTCCTGTTAATGCTACTCGTTTACTTTACGAACTCCATCCAGATATTCCAGAAGGAGGGGGTGGCAATATACACAACAAATAAATGGATTGCAGCGGAAGAACCCGACAAGGAATTTTACGGAGTTCTTGCAGCTCTGTATGGCAGTATCTACACATCCATAATTGCCATTCTAATTTCTCTACCGTTATCCATCTCCTTTGCTGTATTTGTAATAGATTACGCTCCAAAAAAGCTGAAAGAGTGGTTCATAATCGCAACAGATATCATGGCCGGATTGCCCACGATAATTTACGGCATCTGGGGCGCTTTTGTACTCGTTCCCTTCTTGAAGGATTACGTAATGTATCCTCTCTACGAGCATCTTTCGTTCATACCCCTTTTCTCCTTCGAGCCTGTTTCAGGTTACAGCTTCCTTTCCGCCGGTGTGTTGCTCGGAATTATGGTCACGCCATTCTCATCCTCAATAATCAGAGAAGCATATCGGATGATACCATTCAAGTACAGGGAGGCTGCTTTTGCAGTGGGAGCGACAAAGTATGAGGCCACGAAAATTCTGCTGTCCTACATTAAACCCGCAATAGTTGCAGGAATTACCTTGGGTTTTGGAAGGGCAATAGGAGAGACTGTGGCTGTGAGTCTCGTCGTTGGAAACACCTTTAACATCCATCCGAGCATTTTTGCACCCGGCTACACTATCTCCTCCCTTATCGCAAATCAATTTGGAAATGCTTTCATATACCGCTATATGGTCTCGGCACTGTTCGCTGCCGGTCTCTCCCTATTCTTTGTTGGTCTGGCCGTAAACATTCTGGGAATTTACATTCTAAGGAGGGGCAGATATGAATAG
- the pstS gene encoding phosphate ABC transporter substrate-binding protein PstS has protein sequence MKRILVLCIVAATLLLGCSAEHNQKMETVISGSGATFPQPQVEKWIDSYTSNNPDVKIEYIGKGSGGGQNDFKQRLVDFACSDPPLKESLWKELEKSGQPLQFPIIIGAVVVAYNIPGIDELKLDGKTLADIFMGKIEYWDDARIKELNPNVKLPHEKIVVIHRSDSSGTTQIFTTYLSLVSEEWKEKVGAGKSVSWPVDELGRGVGGKGNQGVVAALKSSPYSICYTELAYVYKENLKTVAIKNKAGKFVKATPETIKAAATKIYVPAPAEGYREDIKSFLNVDGENAYPIVAFSHMIIWSHYADEAKDRAVKNFVRWILTEGQKDENIVQGYVGLPTELAAKLIKEMNLSGGE, from the coding sequence ATGAAAAGGATACTGGTGCTGTGCATAGTAGCAGCCACTCTCCTGCTTGGATGCAGTGCTGAGCATAACCAAAAGATGGAAACTGTAATCAGTGGAAGTGGCGCAACTTTCCCGCAACCGCAGGTTGAGAAGTGGATAGATTCCTACACCTCCAACAATCCGGATGTTAAAATAGAGTACATCGGTAAGGGCAGCGGAGGTGGACAGAACGACTTCAAACAGAGACTTGTTGATTTTGCATGCAGCGATCCTCCCCTGAAAGAGAGTCTGTGGAAAGAACTTGAAAAAAGTGGTCAGCCACTGCAATTTCCGATAATAATCGGAGCTGTTGTTGTAGCCTACAACATTCCGGGGATTGATGAGCTGAAACTCGATGGAAAAACGCTTGCAGATATTTTCATGGGCAAAATAGAATACTGGGACGATGCGAGGATAAAAGAACTGAACCCGAATGTCAAACTGCCGCATGAAAAAATAGTGGTTATTCACAGAAGTGACAGCAGTGGTACCACACAGATTTTCACAACATACCTGAGCCTTGTAAGCGAAGAGTGGAAGGAGAAAGTCGGAGCCGGAAAGAGCGTAAGCTGGCCTGTGGATGAACTCGGCAGAGGTGTAGGAGGGAAAGGAAATCAGGGAGTTGTGGCGGCATTGAAAAGCAGTCCATACTCAATATGCTATACAGAGCTTGCATACGTTTACAAAGAAAATCTGAAGACGGTAGCAATAAAAAATAAAGCCGGAAAGTTCGTTAAGGCAACACCCGAAACGATAAAGGCTGCAGCAACTAAAATCTACGTTCCAGCACCGGCAGAGGGATACAGGGAGGACATTAAGTCATTCCTCAACGTCGACGGAGAGAACGCTTATCCGATCGTTGCTTTCAGCCACATGATCATATGGTCACACTATGCCGATGAAGCGAAGGATAGGGCTGTCAAAAATTTCGTCAGATGGATCCTAACGGAGGGACAGAAAGATGAGAACATCGTTCAGGGGTATGTTGGACTTCCGACAGAGCTGGCTGCCAAACTTATAAAAGAGATGAACTTGAGTGGGGGCGAGTAA
- a CDS encoding PhoU domain-containing protein, whose protein sequence is MRVETRKIYRSGKSSYIITLPKEWVEGLGVKEGEVLFLEIKDDSICIRPKDGERRLRAMIDDETSSFDHLVRLIISYYLGGYDSIFVKVHSDEQRRAVAYAMDLLIGAEIMEDTGSDVIVEVFLDLNRFEIYSIIERLFNIVLSMLKDFEMVLENRSGEICSSIMVRENEVDKLHFLALRLLNHLGGRGRISTMDATNYRSVVRTIERISDHISHMSEAMLNIETNHPEISPEVKIARDILRRAMVAFFKKDRHLAEEVLESAGDFTNKILKFYENILNLDVVAIMNIKTVLDSLIRVASYSADIAEIAINMSVYERHP, encoded by the coding sequence GTGAGGGTCGAGACAAGGAAGATTTACAGAAGTGGTAAAAGCAGCTACATAATCACGCTGCCAAAGGAATGGGTCGAAGGATTGGGTGTGAAGGAGGGTGAAGTACTATTTCTCGAAATAAAGGATGACTCCATTTGCATCAGGCCAAAAGATGGAGAAAGACGCTTGAGAGCCATGATTGATGATGAGACATCCAGTTTCGATCACCTTGTGAGACTTATAATTTCCTACTACCTCGGCGGTTATGATTCCATATTCGTAAAAGTTCACAGCGATGAGCAGAGGAGGGCTGTGGCCTATGCGATGGACTTACTGATTGGTGCGGAGATTATGGAAGATACGGGCAGCGATGTCATCGTAGAGGTTTTTCTCGACCTGAACAGATTCGAAATCTATTCAATTATTGAAAGACTCTTCAACATAGTTCTCAGCATGCTGAAGGACTTTGAAATGGTTTTGGAAAACAGAAGCGGGGAGATATGCAGTTCGATAATGGTAAGGGAGAACGAGGTTGACAAACTGCATTTCCTGGCTTTAAGGCTGTTAAACCATCTGGGAGGAAGGGGAAGGATCTCTACCATGGATGCCACCAACTACAGAAGTGTTGTGAGAACCATAGAGAGGATATCCGACCACATAAGTCACATGAGCGAAGCAATGCTGAACATCGAAACGAACCATCCTGAAATTTCCCCGGAGGTAAAGATTGCACGGGACATCCTCAGAAGGGCTATGGTTGCGTTTTTTAAAAAAGATAGACATCTGGCCGAGGAAGTTCTGGAGAGTGCAGGAGATTTCACAAACAAAATTTTGAAATTTTATGAAAATATACTCAATCTGGACGTGGTTGCCATAATGAACATAAAGACCGTGCTGGATAGTCTCATAAGAGTGGCAAGCTACTCCGCTGATATCGCCGAGATTGCCATTAACATGAGCGTTTACGAAAGGCATCCGTGA
- the fhcD gene encoding formylmethanofuran--tetrahydromethanopterin N-formyltransferase: MKVNGVEVEETFAEAFDIKIARVLITGYDYYWAWVAANEATGFGTSVIMCPAEAGIELKVKPSETPDGRPGYYVQICHMSKKGLEEQLLARIGQCVLTAPTAAVFNGLPDAEEKFDTGFKLKFFADGYEREVDVGGRKCWAVPMMEGDFIIENDIGYTNGIAGGNFFIMAETQPSALAAAKAAVDAISDVEGVITPFPGGIVASGSKVGANKYKFLRASTNEKFAPSIRDKVEGTQIPEGVKAVYEIVINGLNVEAIREATKVGILAATKIPGVVKITAGNYGGKLGKHIINLNELF; this comes from the coding sequence ATGAAGGTGAATGGTGTAGAAGTTGAGGAAACTTTTGCTGAGGCGTTTGACATAAAAATTGCGAGGGTTTTGATTACGGGCTACGACTATTACTGGGCGTGGGTAGCTGCAAACGAGGCAACCGGTTTTGGAACTTCGGTTATTATGTGTCCTGCCGAGGCCGGAATTGAGCTTAAGGTTAAGCCGTCAGAAACACCCGATGGCAGGCCGGGATACTATGTTCAGATATGCCACATGAGCAAGAAGGGACTGGAAGAGCAGCTTCTGGCGAGGATTGGACAGTGTGTGCTCACAGCTCCAACCGCAGCGGTCTTCAACGGTCTGCCGGATGCTGAGGAGAAGTTTGATACGGGATTCAAGCTCAAGTTCTTTGCTGACGGATACGAGAGGGAAGTTGACGTGGGTGGAAGGAAATGCTGGGCCGTTCCGATGATGGAGGGTGATTTCATAATTGAGAACGACATCGGATACACCAACGGAATTGCAGGTGGAAACTTCTTCATCATGGCCGAAACCCAGCCTTCTGCTCTTGCAGCAGCAAAGGCTGCTGTTGATGCAATCAGCGATGTAGAGGGTGTAATCACTCCGTTCCCCGGCGGTATTGTCGCTTCTGGCTCAAAAGTTGGCGCCAACAAGTACAAGTTCTTAAGAGCATCGACAAACGAGAAGTTTGCTCCGAGCATCAGAGATAAGGTGGAGGGAACACAGATTCCGGAGGGTGTGAAGGCTGTATATGAAATTGTTATAAACGGCCTTAACGTGGAGGCAATCAGAGAGGCCACCAAAGTTGGAATCCTCGCTGCTACAAAGATTCCTGGTGTCGTCAAAATCACTGCCGGAAACTACGGTGGAAAGCTTGGCAAGCACATAATAAACCTGAACGAACTCTTCTAA
- the thiD gene encoding bifunctional hydroxymethylpyrimidine kinase/phosphomethylpyrimidine kinase, with protein MPRTILTISGLDPCGGAGIHADIKTARAIGLHSASVITALTVQNTCAAKSVYPVDSGVIREQIRDVLDDIGIDCIKIGLVPSLDVAEAISNEIEKLEVPKVLDPVVFAGAGGKLGERDAYVHLLRYVDLVTPNLSEARIITSARSPEELALTIFRNYGCNVVITGGEMNGKDIICENGRIYTVTAEFSPVNIHGTGCVYSTSLACYLGMGYGIEDAVRKARVFVLESVKKALRPGKCFPVVNP; from the coding sequence ATGCCCAGAACGATTCTCACAATTTCTGGTCTCGATCCCTGCGGTGGTGCAGGGATTCATGCAGATATAAAGACTGCGAGGGCAATTGGCCTCCATTCGGCATCCGTGATTACCGCTCTTACTGTCCAGAATACCTGTGCGGCAAAGTCCGTTTATCCTGTGGACTCAGGGGTGATAAGGGAGCAGATAAGAGACGTTCTGGATGATATTGGAATTGATTGTATCAAAATTGGCCTAGTTCCATCGCTGGATGTTGCGGAGGCAATATCTAATGAAATTGAGAAGCTGGAGGTCCCAAAGGTTCTCGATCCCGTCGTCTTTGCAGGTGCTGGTGGAAAGCTGGGTGAAAGGGATGCTTATGTACATTTGCTGAGGTATGTGGATCTCGTAACTCCCAATCTATCCGAGGCAAGGATTATTACCAGTGCCAGAAGTCCAGAGGAGCTGGCTTTGACCATTTTCAGGAATTATGGATGTAACGTTGTCATAACCGGTGGGGAGATGAACGGGAAGGATATTATTTGTGAGAATGGAAGGATATATACTGTTACGGCCGAATTCTCGCCGGTAAACATCCACGGCACCGGGTGTGTTTACAGCACCTCCCTGGCGTGTTATCTTGGAATGGGTTATGGCATCGAGGATGCGGTAAGGAAAGCGAGAGTTTTTGTTCTGGAGAGTGTGAAAAAGGCTTTGAGGCCGGGAAAGTGTTTTCCAGTAGTAAACCCTTAG
- a CDS encoding ATP/GTP-binding protein translates to MDQVFIYVTGTAGSGKTYLTKALAEWFDLKKLDHYVVNLDPGADFVPYSADLDVREWFTLEDIMNRYNVGPNGAQIIGADLVSTLVDDIKEEIELSSSEYVIIDTPGQLELFTLRESSRILINALNPERSVMVYLFDPVVSKTPSGFLSILFMASSAIFRLEIPQVLALSKADILTEGELERVVEWSQDPESLYDSLNLERKTLNLELFLMLREAGFFRPLIPVSAVTGYGIEDIYDAIQEIFYGGDDLERILF, encoded by the coding sequence ATGGATCAGGTGTTCATATACGTAACCGGAACAGCAGGTTCTGGAAAAACCTATCTGACTAAAGCGCTGGCAGAGTGGTTTGATTTGAAAAAACTCGACCACTATGTTGTAAATCTGGATCCCGGGGCGGATTTCGTGCCGTATTCGGCTGATCTCGACGTCAGAGAATGGTTTACACTGGAGGACATAATGAACAGGTACAACGTAGGGCCCAATGGGGCACAGATCATAGGGGCGGATCTCGTTTCAACGCTTGTGGATGACATAAAGGAGGAGATAGAGCTTTCCTCTTCCGAGTATGTTATAATCGATACTCCAGGACAGCTTGAGCTTTTCACCCTGAGGGAGAGCAGCAGGATCCTCATCAATGCCCTCAACCCCGAAAGGAGTGTTATGGTGTACCTTTTCGACCCCGTTGTTTCAAAAACACCATCAGGATTCCTTTCAATTCTTTTCATGGCATCTTCAGCAATTTTCAGACTTGAAATCCCGCAAGTACTGGCCCTTTCAAAGGCCGATATTCTTACAGAGGGTGAACTCGAAAGAGTGGTGGAGTGGAGTCAGGATCCCGAAAGCCTCTACGACAGTCTGAATCTCGAAAGGAAAACTCTGAATCTCGAGCTATTTTTAATGCTGAGGGAAGCCGGATTTTTCCGTCCCCTGATTCCAGTTTCTGCAGTAACCGGCTACGGAATCGAGGACATATACGACGCCATACAGGAAATATTTTACGGAGGCGATGACCTCGAGAGGATTCTTTTCTAA
- a CDS encoding HIT family protein, producing the protein MERIFAPWRIRYILAPKPRECVFCKAPEEDRDEENLILYRGKTCYVIMNRNPYNPGHVMICPYRHISSTEDMLDEELIEAMKLVNLSIGAIKKAMNPDGFNIGVNIGKVAGAGIAEHLHIHVVPRWNGDTSFMPVLADVQIIPEALEETYEKLRPNYYK; encoded by the coding sequence ATGGAGAGAATCTTTGCCCCATGGAGAATCAGATACATTCTCGCACCCAAGCCCAGAGAGTGTGTGTTCTGCAAAGCCCCAGAAGAGGACAGAGACGAGGAGAATCTGATACTGTACAGAGGAAAAACATGCTACGTAATTATGAACAGAAATCCGTACAATCCAGGGCATGTAATGATATGTCCCTACCGCCATATTTCCTCAACCGAAGACATGCTCGACGAAGAGCTTATTGAGGCTATGAAGCTCGTTAATCTTTCCATTGGGGCGATAAAAAAGGCCATGAATCCGGACGGATTCAACATAGGTGTCAATATCGGGAAAGTTGCAGGAGCGGGAATAGCCGAGCATCTTCACATCCATGTAGTTCCGAGATGGAACGGAGATACCTCCTTCATGCCCGTGCTTGCAGATGTGCAGATAATTCCCGAAGCACTTGAGGAAACATACGAGAAGCTAAGACCAAATTACTATAAATAG
- a CDS encoding DsbA family protein: MRDLVIGIVLGIIVGAIAVYAVTSMAPSGEEFCSANTQVLDQKTIESVTAKLNNIVHKNNPDVNVRISDYKPYGELYLVNIEFYNEKGVIEHYKMYLTANGSLLFTNPINLTRVSEKPQEEQRINVSVDDDPYRGAKNAKVVIVEFSDYACPYCAKFATEVEPKILENFGDKVKIVFRDFPIHGNTSYFAAEAANCAGEQGKYWEFHDLLFKNQREWMSNHSKIYDYAKQLGLNVSAFRACVESGKYREEISKDYKDGVSYGVTGTPTFFINGKKYVGYKPYEEFAKLIEQELQKTS; the protein is encoded by the coding sequence ATGAGAGACCTAGTCATAGGTATCGTTCTGGGCATCATAGTCGGAGCGATAGCTGTTTACGCTGTAACATCTATGGCACCATCAGGCGAAGAGTTCTGCTCTGCCAATACTCAGGTTCTTGATCAGAAAACCATCGAGAGTGTAACGGCAAAACTGAATAACATCGTTCATAAAAACAATCCCGATGTTAACGTCAGGATTTCAGATTACAAACCTTATGGGGAGCTTTACCTCGTAAACATCGAGTTCTACAACGAAAAGGGGGTTATCGAGCATTATAAGATGTACCTCACAGCCAACGGGTCGTTGCTTTTTACCAATCCGATAAATTTGACTAGAGTAAGTGAAAAGCCTCAGGAGGAGCAGAGAATCAATGTCAGTGTTGATGATGACCCGTATAGGGGTGCTAAAAATGCAAAGGTTGTGATTGTTGAGTTCTCAGATTACGCTTGCCCCTACTGTGCAAAGTTTGCAACTGAGGTTGAACCGAAAATTCTGGAGAATTTTGGAGACAAAGTAAAGATCGTATTCAGAGACTTTCCGATTCACGGAAACACTTCCTACTTTGCTGCAGAAGCGGCAAACTGTGCCGGCGAGCAGGGTAAGTACTGGGAGTTCCACGACCTGCTTTTCAAGAACCAGCGTGAATGGATGTCGAACCATTCAAAGATCTACGACTATGCGAAACAGCTCGGTCTGAATGTTTCGGCCTTCAGGGCCTGTGTTGAATCGGGGAAGTACAGGGAGGAGATCAGCAAGGATTATAAGGATGGAGTTAGCTACGGGGTTACCGGCACTCCAACATTCTTCATCAACGGGAAAAAGTATGTTGGGTACAAGCCGTACGAAGAGTTTGCAAAGCTGATAGAGCAGGAACTTCAGAAAACAAGTTAG
- a CDS encoding arsenate-mycothiol transferase ArsC: MNMKKVLFVCIHNTARSVIAETLFNSLAEAWRAESAGIEKAEKVDEKVAELLREKGLVAKEKPRTLDEISLDEFDLIVAVCEEGSCIVVPGREIERWYIENPAGKDDETYRRVFAEIEEMVRQLVERLEGN, encoded by the coding sequence ATGAATATGAAAAAAGTTCTGTTTGTCTGCATTCACAACACGGCAAGGAGTGTGATTGCTGAGACCCTGTTCAACTCTCTGGCAGAGGCATGGAGAGCGGAGAGTGCAGGTATTGAGAAAGCGGAAAAGGTTGATGAGAAGGTTGCTGAGCTCTTGAGGGAGAAGGGACTGGTGGCAAAGGAGAAGCCCAGAACACTCGATGAAATCAGCCTCGACGAGTTCGATTTGATAGTTGCGGTCTGCGAAGAAGGCAGTTGCATTGTGGTGCCGGGCAGAGAGATTGAGAGATGGTATATTGAGAATCCGGCTGGAAAGGATGATGAAACATACAGAAGAGTATTCGCTGAAATTGAGGAAATGGTCAGACAGCTTGTGGAAAGGCTGGAGGGCAATTAA
- a CDS encoding UbiD family decarboxylase, whose translation MNLRDAIDHAKPEIIDDEIGHDEIISFLRKRGLDNKPVILNVEGKKVAKNFVASRELLGRYLGVDAYNIARELAEVERKGAKVEIVDFSELDVGKTEVNLYDLPVLKYFPRDGGRYITAGVVIARSGETYNASIHRMMVLDETSVATRLVPPRHTYLLWKEAVERGEELEVAVVIGVHPLFLFASATRLPEGEEFSYASRLMGGLRLYRKDNLLVPDSEIILFGRITAERVREGPFVDITGTYDRIRDEPKLVFDEMYVKEDFIYYSITPGGREHQMLMGVPYEPVIYKFVSNVCKVKNVITTPGSCHYFHSVVQIEKRSEGDAKNAIMAALAANPSMKGVIVVDDDIDILSYEDVEFAVATRFQPDRDFVVVSGARGSSLDPSAGKTTSKWGIDATKPIGREDEFRRII comes from the coding sequence ATGAATCTGAGGGATGCCATTGATCACGCAAAACCCGAGATTATAGATGATGAGATAGGGCATGATGAAATAATTTCCTTTCTCAGGAAAAGGGGACTGGACAATAAACCGGTAATTCTCAATGTGGAGGGCAAAAAAGTTGCGAAAAATTTTGTGGCTTCAAGAGAGCTACTTGGAAGGTATCTTGGTGTGGATGCATACAACATTGCTAGAGAGCTGGCTGAAGTTGAGAGGAAAGGGGCCAAGGTTGAAATTGTAGACTTTTCAGAGCTTGATGTGGGGAAAACCGAAGTTAACCTTTACGACTTGCCGGTGTTAAAGTACTTTCCCCGGGATGGTGGCAGGTACATAACTGCCGGAGTCGTTATAGCCAGGTCTGGAGAGACGTATAATGCAAGCATTCACAGAATGATGGTTCTTGACGAAACTTCGGTTGCAACAAGGCTTGTTCCACCAAGACACACGTATCTTCTGTGGAAAGAAGCTGTGGAGAGAGGAGAAGAACTTGAGGTTGCTGTTGTGATAGGGGTACACCCTTTGTTTCTTTTCGCCTCTGCGACAAGACTTCCTGAGGGAGAGGAGTTCAGCTATGCCTCCAGGCTTATGGGCGGGCTCAGACTTTACAGGAAGGACAATTTATTGGTTCCGGATTCGGAGATCATTCTCTTTGGCAGAATAACGGCTGAAAGGGTTAGGGAGGGACCTTTTGTTGACATTACCGGCACGTACGACAGGATCAGGGATGAGCCAAAGCTGGTTTTCGATGAGATGTACGTTAAGGAGGATTTCATTTACTATTCCATAACACCGGGAGGGCGGGAGCATCAGATGCTGATGGGTGTGCCGTATGAACCGGTCATATACAAGTTCGTCTCAAATGTTTGCAAGGTTAAAAACGTCATCACCACTCCGGGAAGCTGCCACTACTTCCACTCGGTTGTTCAGATCGAAAAAAGGTCGGAAGGTGATGCCAAGAATGCAATAATGGCCGCACTGGCAGCAAATCCGAGTATGAAGGGTGTTATCGTTGTTGATGATGATATCGACATCCTGAGCTACGAGGATGTTGAATTTGCAGTAGCTACGAGATTTCAGCCCGATAGAGATTTTGTTGTGGTCAGCGGGGCGAGAGGGAGCAGTCTCGACCCGTCAGCAGGTAAGACAACTTCAAAGTGGGGCATCGATGCTACCAAGCCGATCGGTAGGGAAGATGAATTCAGGAGGATAATTTAA
- a CDS encoding 4Fe-4S binding protein, translating to MEVERDLEMLEDGRFRYIQRAEGEVRELVYDYKWCNGCGICVYACPVNAIELGPVHDIALGLDMPPVIIDHLKCAYCGICYSFCPFNAYEFYIGGERVEKSKLTLSPVMYTYKYETCRECTLCYKACPTKAITRKVFITRQQIEEKNVDMDGSVEIDRDKCNLCGICAEFCEVFSMVEKEPTPEDVMPYTDILIDEEKCDYCKLCEEVCPEEAIKVEGKRVSFQLPEKIAEISVNQDICSHCGYCEEVCPYDAAKTIKPIDGKLELFEARMARCDPVGCAACILVCKHNKVWYVSKDRGRVHFNDKFCIYCGACENACPYDLIRVYRYSYFTKEVATDAPWREAWEEAVTRIVEKERVEEPFKFFVEETEIEVEEEEAAVPAVDEKRLKVLEEKVSKIEDILKKARYRRAIESGDVDIFVRGVKRASGKDKGKEKQKT from the coding sequence ATGGAGGTGGAAAGAGACCTCGAGATGCTTGAGGATGGAAGGTTTAGGTACATACAGAGGGCTGAGGGTGAAGTAAGAGAGCTTGTCTATGACTACAAATGGTGCAATGGGTGTGGAATCTGCGTTTACGCCTGCCCGGTCAATGCGATAGAGCTCGGCCCGGTTCATGATATTGCATTGGGACTCGACATGCCGCCTGTCATAATCGACCACCTGAAATGTGCTTATTGCGGCATCTGCTATTCGTTCTGCCCATTTAATGCTTACGAATTCTATATAGGTGGGGAGAGAGTGGAGAAGTCAAAGTTAACACTCTCTCCGGTTATGTACACTTACAAGTATGAAACCTGCAGGGAGTGCACACTATGTTATAAGGCATGTCCGACGAAGGCCATCACGAGGAAGGTTTTCATAACCCGTCAGCAAATTGAGGAGAAGAATGTGGATATGGATGGCAGTGTGGAGATTGACAGGGATAAGTGCAATCTCTGCGGAATTTGTGCCGAGTTTTGCGAAGTTTTCAGCATGGTGGAGAAGGAACCAACTCCTGAAGACGTTATGCCGTATACGGACATACTGATCGACGAGGAGAAGTGTGATTACTGCAAACTCTGCGAGGAGGTCTGTCCTGAAGAGGCCATAAAGGTTGAGGGTAAAAGGGTCTCTTTCCAGCTTCCGGAGAAAATTGCTGAAATAAGTGTAAATCAGGATATCTGCTCGCATTGTGGCTATTGTGAAGAGGTATGCCCGTACGATGCGGCAAAAACCATTAAGCCAATAGATGGAAAGCTCGAGCTTTTCGAAGCAAGAATGGCGAGATGCGACCCTGTAGGCTGCGCAGCATGCATTCTCGTCTGCAAGCACAATAAAGTGTGGTACGTTTCGAAGGATAGGGGGAGAGTTCACTTTAACGACAAGTTCTGCATTTACTGCGGGGCCTGTGAGAATGCCTGTCCGTACGATTTAATAAGGGTCTACAGATACAGCTACTTTACCAAAGAGGTCGCTACCGATGCTCCATGGAGGGAGGCATGGGAAGAAGCCGTGACGAGAATTGTTGAGAAGGAGAGGGTGGAAGAGCCATTCAAGTTCTTCGTTGAGGAGACTGAAATTGAGGTGGAGGAAGAAGAGGCAGCGGTTCCGGCAGTGGATGAGAAAAGACTGAAAGTTCTGGAGGAGAAGGTGTCAAAAATTGAGGACATTTTAAAAAAGGCGAGATACAGAAGGGCGATTGAGAGTGGGGATGTGGATATATTCGTGAGAGGTGTTAAGCGTGCATCTGGAAAGGATAAGGGGAAAGAGAAGCAGAAAACTTGA